The following proteins are encoded in a genomic region of Sebastes fasciatus isolate fSebFas1 chromosome 14, fSebFas1.pri, whole genome shotgun sequence:
- the LOC141781848 gene encoding ADP-ribosylation factor-like protein 4C, with protein sequence MGNSFSNISAFQSLHIVMLGLDSAGKTTVLYRLKFNEFVNTVPTIGFNTEKIKLSNGTAKGISCHFWDVGGQEKLRPLWKSYSRCTDGIIYVVDSVDVDRLEEAKTELHKVTKFAENQGTPLLVIANKQDLPKSLPVADIEKQLALHELTPSTTYHIQPACAIIGEGLHEGMDKLYEMILKRRKSLKQKKKR encoded by the coding sequence atggGCAACAGCTTCTCCAACATCTCTGCCTTCCAGTCTCTCCACATCGTCATGCTGGGCTTGGACTCTGCTGGAAAGACCACAGTTCTTTACAGACTGAAATTCAACGAGTTCGTCAACACTGTGCCCACGATTGGGTTCAACACTGAGAAGATTAAGCTGAGCAACGGCACCGCGAAGGGCATCAGCTGTCATTTCTGGGACGTGGGAGGCCAGGAGAAGCTGAGGCCTCTGTGGAAGTCCTACAGCCGGTGCACTGATGGGATCATCTACGTTGTGGACTCCGTGGACGTTGACAGGCTGGAGGAGGCCAAGACCGAGCTGCACAAAGTCACCAAGTTTGCAGAGAACCAGGGCACGCCGCTGCTGGTCATCGCCAACAAGCAGGACCTGCCCAAGTCTCTCCCAGTGGCGGATATAGAGAAGCAGCTGGCTCTGCACGAGCTCACCCCCTCCACCACCTATCACATCCAACCTGCATGCGCTATAATAGGTGAGGGGCTCCACGAGGGCATGGACAAACTGTATGAGATGATCCTGAAGAGGAGGAAATCTctaaagcagaagaagaagcggtAA